ggtgcttagttaacagtggttatgtaaatagaatacagtgttaagcaggggggattaaaccaatgaaacagaagggggtttagaAGCATGTCAATACTCATGATGGAGCTGTCTAGGCTGCCCGAGTACTGGCTGCCCACCCCCCAAGAAGCCATACTTGTCTGTCTTGCTCAGCGCCGGCCCCTGGATCCCCAAATTGGAGCTCATGGAGCTCACATCACCTGCCAAGGACTCCAGGGTCCGGGACATGAGGCTCACGGAGTTCAAGTGTTAGAAGATAAAACGTTGTTCCAGAAATAAAAgggtaaaaaagtaaaatttgagaaaatgggccccttggaaaggCCAGGAGACTACTTGTTTGACAAGAATCAGTTAAAGAAACATTTCCTGCTGAGGAGAGACAATTAACAAAGGTAACTCCCCAACCCACTGCTGaccagacagaaggggaagataacCAAAGGTGCAGCCCCTACTCCCTGTTTCCTCCTGCAGTGACtgggaaaaactttttttaattaaactaaCATGATGCCTGTCACGTAGGCCTTTTGTCCTGAGCCCTATTTAAGCCCAGTAGAAATTGTAATCAGGGGTGAGCACCCAATACAGCTGTGGGTTCTCAGCCCTAGCCCTATCCCGGGCTAgtaaataaagctctttgtctttacatcaccctggtctcttggtgaatttcttggatCACCGAACCTAACACAAGTATCTCAGGGTGTCCGAGGCCTGTCCCCCTGGCATGGCGAAGCCTGGGCCCAGGCTGGACATGTAGCCAAGGGCCTGAGTTGTCTGCAGGCTCAGAGGCCGGGGTCATGGTCACCACCGCCACCGGAGGGTCGCCAGGACCCGCAGCTGAGGATGGGGGCATCCTCTGGAGCGAGTCCTGTGGAGCCAGATGCTGATGCAGATGCCTCTGCCCCTGGGCCGCCTGTCACCAGCTCCTCAGTCCCCACAGCTATGTGAGTGCAGCAGCCTCATAGGACAAGGAGTTCCATGCCAGGCTAaattgagggtgtttcttcctgagcATGTGCTTTCCAGAGCCAACCTGGCTGCTGgttactcagcgacatgggaggggaaccaggaactcttggcaGGCTAGCTAGCGTCACGGGGCAGAGACTCTGGGAAATTGATTCAATCCCAACACCACTTTATAACCGAGCCAATGAAGGCTTTGGTTCTACCTATCAGTCAGAATCCAAATCTACAAGGGAGGAGCTTTGGCAATTGAGAGACCTAAGCTGTgcatttgctctctctctctctctctctctctctctccctgtccctctgtcctatctttctttctttccatctctatctccttacTGGCAGTCTAGGAACATCCAGATTCAAACTATTCTTGACTTAACTGAATTCAAATAGTGAAATTAGAATTCCACTACTTGTAATTATAACCCTACTTTCATCAGTCCAAATtattaagcattttatttatacatagagtaatatatatatatatatatatatatatatatatatatatatatagagagagagagagagagagagagagagagagaatgagagggagtcTTGCATCACTGAGTCACCACTGTGATGATTCCACACTGGggcctggagacttgaacccagttccttgcatgtGCTTTCAACTGTTTTGTGCTGCTACACAGCCAATTCACTCCTCACTGAATGCATCCCTGTATCTGTCACTATTTTATAAATTGTGTCTCAATTGCCCCTGCAAATCTGTTGTGAGTTTTTAGTTCAGGTTTCACTCAGTTCCATTGTCTCTGTGAGAGACTTACTCTATGTCATTGATATGAAAATCTCAGTAACGTATtaatacagtggtccaggaggtggcacagtgaataaagcttggactctcaagaatgaggtcctgagttcaatcctcggcatcatatgtaccatagtgatgtttggttctttctctctctcgccccCTATCTTGCACATTGGTAagtaagttatttttaaattattaatactAACCTTTCATATCTATCGTGTCTCTAGTCCTTTCCTCCATTTGGAAATGGGTTGCAGCCTGATGGCCTTTGTGAAGATgcccctctgtgtgtgtctccctgcCCTGTCCATGACAACGGTGCCCAGACACCCTGATGCTCACTGCACATGCCAGTAAAGTGCGTAAATGCACGATGGTGGGGAGACTTTACCCTCTAGATTATAGACTTATAACACATTTCTACTGTGAAACCAGGAAGTAAGACAGTTGAACACAGATCCCATTTTTTTAACAGTTGACCAGTGATATGTTAGTGgacatgagaaagaaaaaaaaagccatcatcTGAAATGAGaaatcaagaaaacaaatgatgacAAATGGTAAACCCCAAATCTTTTAGGACAAGAGATCAATTTACTGGCTCTACTGGTGATATCATTAGGGTGGATAACTGGAATGGGAGCCTGGGACCCTGAGGGCATGCAGGGGCTTCTGGGAACCCAGGGAGAGGGTGTGGTTGGGGTGTGTAGGGTGTGAGGGCTCAGAGGCAGCATATAAAGCCAGGTGAGGGAGCTGAACCTCAGCAGAGCTTCGAAGAGCAGAAGACACATGATGTCTGCCACCATGTCTCCGGAAGGTGAGTCCAGGTGTCTGTTATGGAGGGAGCCTGGGATTCTGAGGAGGCTGCCAGGACTGGGCTGTGGCAATGGAGCAAGCTGGagagttctgttctctctcccttcccctcacttTCTCTTGGAATAAAAAGTTAGACAGTACAATTCTTCATTGTGAGGTCCTAGttccaaaaatacatttttttttctttttcctcctccagggttattgctgggctctgtgcctgcaccatgaatccactgctactggaggccatttttccccccttttgttgcccttgttgtagcttcgttgtggttattattattgcccttgttgatgcaattcgttgttggataggacagagaaaaatggagagaggaggggaagacagagaaggggagagaaagatagacacctgcagacaagcttcaccacctgtgaagcgactcccctgcaggtagggagccgggggctcgaaccgggatccttacgccggtccctgcgctttgcgccacatgcgtttaacccactgcgccaccgcccgacccccaaatacattttgtttttataaaaacaaaaggaCTGGGGAAATACTGTAAAGGTGATACAATAAAGAATTTCTTGAGGGACCTAAGGTCCAAGTTCAGTAGCTGCATCACCCAAACCTAAGCAAAACCTAGCTGGAAAGAACTtggttaaattaataataataatattaatgctGAAAGTGTAATAGCAATGTGAAGGGTATGCTTTCTGAATATAATATATACTGTTTGTCCATAATTTAGAATCTGTATTTGAGGTTAATGGTTGGTTATTATGCATGTTctagccagtggggattaaatggatgccctgcaggcagggtgcttCTCAGATAAAACAatgattttgtaaataaacaCAGCTTTAAGCAACGCAGGGGTCTGGGAGTATTAACCAACGGTTAACTAACATAAACAGGTCCTTGAAATCAGGGACTTGACTAGTTCTGAAATTTGTTCTCACCTATTGGTGATAAGATTAGGGTGGGCAGAGCTGCAGGAGGATCCCAGGACCCTGAAGGGTTGCTGGTTTGTGGGATCACAGGTAAATGTTGGGGCAGGGGTGCACAGAGGTGGCCTATCAGCCCAGAATTGGGGCACAGCTTCAATGGAGCTCCAGCAAAAGAGAAGCAAGATTTCTGCTGCCATGTGTCCCCACAGGCCAGACTGGGAGGAAGGGATGAAAGCTGGGACGTGTTGGGCTATGAGCTAACTCCAGTTCCCTGCACCAGGGTCTCTACATGGTACAAGGCGGAGGCAGCGCACGGTGTTCACAAAGAAGCAGCTGCAGGAGCTCCGGAGATGCTTAGAGCAGGACCAATACCCAAGTGCCAGAGAACGCCAGGCCCTGGCACACAAGCTGAACTTGGGAGAGTACAGTGTCAAGGTAAGTGGTCTCAGACTCCCTTCCCTCTGCATCTCCCCAACCCCTCATCAACACCCAGGCCCACAGCCACCTTAGGACCTCATGTGCAGCACTGAGAGAACCAGACAGGCCCAGCATAGGTGAGACTCATAGCAAGGGGGTCCCCTTAGTGCTCCCAACCTTGACCTCaagtcccaccttcagggagctGGCATGCCCTGACTAATGAGGTCTGTGAGCCCAAACTTCAGGGCCTCTCAGGAGACCCTGATAGAGCAGGGATCTGGGCTTTGATTCTCTGGCCCACCCGCTGACTTAAATCTGGGATACCTCATTAGCTTCCCAGTGGAGGGGTTGCTGGCAGAGTCCCTTTCTAGGGAGGGATGGCACCTGGTTCTCTCACACAGTCCTTGTGTCCTTTTCTTTGCAGATTTGGTTTAAGAACCAGAGGGCAAGACACTCCAGAGCAAATTCCAGAACACCAGGACAACTTCCGGAAGTGCAGGACTCCCAGCCCATCTGCCTGCCCTCAGCCCCCACTCCTGAGGGCCTGCCAAGCCCAGGGAGCCCTGCTATCTGCAGCCCCAGTCCCATGCCACCAGCTCCTGCCCCTGAGGGTCCCGCCAGAACAGCCAGGCCAGGGCCCCGCAGCGCTGGAGCCCCAGCCTGGGAACCTGCCTCTTCGGGCCCTGAGAGGTCAGAGGAACCCACTGTCCCAACCCCCGGCTTGACTGTGGACCCCATGGACTTCGGATTATCTCCGGAACACCTGTCCCTATTCCAGAATTCATGGAGCTGGACAAGTTTATTTCTATCCCCTTCACCTCTGGAAAGCACCCCAAGATCTCAGCTCAACTCGCCTCTTGCCTTCGCGAAGCTGAGACCTTGGCTTTGGAGACCTGCTGAGACATTATGCCCATGGTGTCTGATGTCCCAGAACACCAGCTTTGAAACCTGGCCCTTCAGACCGCCCTTTCTCATCTACCAGCAGGGCCCCTCTGATCAGCCCAGCTCAAAACTACTCCACAGAGAAGACCGGGCTCTCAGCCCAACGCCAGGCCTGGAGCAACCCAGGGGGACCCCATTCCTGACTTCAATGAGGAGGACACCCTGGACCGACTCTTCCACCAGACTTCCTGCCCACCCACTAGATGGACGACATCCTAGAACTGGGACCCTGATAAACCCCATGACAGCTGCTCCTGTGCCCCTGAACAAGAGGCCCCGACCAAAGAATAAGCTGAAGTGAAATCTTGGAGGAAGGACTCACCCCACCTCTGTGAACATGCTTCCAAAGACATTTCAGGCACAGGGACTGGTGGCCCCAGGCTCACCACAGGAAATCTGGCAGAATTATCTtttcgaccagtcaacgcccatgttcatcagttaagcaattacagaagccagaccttctaccttctgcaacccacaatgaccctggttccatactcccagagggataaagaataggaaggtcatcaggagaggggaggggatgggatgctgagatctggtggtggaattgtatggagttgtacccctcttgtcctatggtttttttaatgtctcctcaTCAAACATGTCAAAAAATGTCTCCTCatgtcagaaaagaaaagaaaagaaaaaaaaaaaacagttaatatCGACAGTGTCTCTGCTCCTGTCCTCAATCTGGAAATGCATTCCAGATCCTCCAGGCTGAACCCCAACCCCATGCTCAGAATTCGATTCAAATCATCTTTGATGGACTCCAGGAGACAGTGGAGGGACTTCTTGTAGAAACTGTGCCCAAggggtcagacggtagtgcagcagagtaagtgcacatggcactcagtgtagggatccctgttcaagtccctggctccccacctgcgggggtgggagtcatcacatgcagtgaagctagtctgcagatgtctatctttctctccccctccctgacttcccctcctctctccatttctctctgtcctttccaacaataacctcaatggcaacaacaaggacaagaaaattggaaaaaaatggcctccaggtgcaatgGGTTTTCAGTGCAgatgccaagccccagcagtgaccctttttcttctagcgtttgccagcagtgaccctgaggcaaaagaatagaaaaaataaataaaagaaagaaagaaaaagaaattatcctCAATCATGAGACCAGAGCCAGAagtgttgaaaaaagaggagTTTAATACACTGGTGGGCAAGAGGTCTGGACCGCGCCGGGaagttctccccaccctctccaccGAACAAAGAAACAACACCAGCGCATATAGGATTCTACATTTTGGTTACAGAGAGAATGCATACTTTGATACACTAAAGGCCCATAATCCTGGACCCTGGTGCTAGGTCGATACAGGGGTCTTAGCTCTTCCAGCTAGGCTGCATCCTCCCTAGTTGTCCTGCTTAGGAatatgggagggaggagggaaggcagcTGCAGTCACTAATTGCTATTAGGCATGCTAGGCTTAAGGGAATAGTCAACGTAGATTCATCTACTTTTCTGCTCAGACTCCTATATCTATCCCATAGAATTGTTGATGTCCATTTTGGAGATTCTCTTCATGAGTCCTA
This Erinaceus europaeus unplaced genomic scaffold, mEriEur2.1 scaffold_294, whole genome shotgun sequence DNA region includes the following protein-coding sequences:
- the LOC132536594 gene encoding paired mesoderm homeobox protein 2-like, whose translation is MSPEGSLHGTRRRQRTVFTKKQLQELRRCLEQDQYPSARERQALAHKLNLGEYSVKIWFKNQRARHSRANSRTPGQLPEVQDSQPICLPSAPTPEGLPSPGSPAICSPSPMPPAPAPEGPARTARPGPRSAGAPAWEPASSGPERSEEPTVPTPGLTVDPMDFGLSPEHLSLFQNSWSWTNGRHPRTGTLINPMTAAPVPLNKRPRPKNKLK